A section of the Carya illinoinensis cultivar Pawnee chromosome 12, C.illinoinensisPawnee_v1, whole genome shotgun sequence genome encodes:
- the LOC122289439 gene encoding protein NARROW LEAF 1-like, whose product MERTRVNMRLRCSGSTHSEESALDLERNCCSHSNMPSLSPPTIQPFASAGQHCESTAAYFSWPNSSRLNDAAEERANYFSNLQKGVLPGTLGRLPEGQQATTLLELMTIRAFHSKILRCYSLGTAIGFRIRRGALTDIPAILVFVSRKVHKQWLSPIQCLPTALEGPGGVWCDVDVVEFSYFGAPEPAPKEQLYTEIVDDLRGGDPCIGSGSQVASQETYGTLGAIVRSQTGNRQVGFLTNRHVAVDLDYPNQKMFHPLPPTLGPGVYLGAVERATSFITDELWYGIFAGINPETFVRADGAFIPFANDFDMSTVTTSVKGVGEIDDVKIIDLQSPISSLIGKQVMKVGRSSGLTTGTVLAYALEYNDEKGICFLTDFLVVGENQQTFDLEGDSGSLIMLKGENGKKPRPIGIIWGGTANRGRLKLKVGQPPENWTSGVDLGRLLNLLELDLITSDEGLKVAVQGQRAMSATAIGSTVGDSSPPDGMLMKDKVEDKFEPLGLQIQYIPLEVEGNSPTVKPSLLVTEFHLEDGIKVAPSVEHQFIPSFTRWSPLHKNNTQFRAVSENLSYLRSGRDEDVCVSLHLGDNDVKRRRSDASTSAEEPK is encoded by the exons ATGGAACGGACCAGAGTTAATATGAGGTTGCGTTGCTCTGGTTCAACACACTCCGAGGAATCAGCTCTGGATCTTGAAAGAAACTGTTGCAGTCATTCTAATATGCCTTCATTAAGTCCACCAACAATACAACCCTTTGCATCAGCTGGACAGCACTGTGAGAGCACTGCCGCTTACTTCTCATGGCCAAATTCAAGCCGACTAAATGATGCTGCTGAAGAGAGGGCaaattacttttcaaatttacaGAAAGGGGTGCTACCTGGAACTCTTGGCCGGTTGCCTGAAGGACAGCAAGCGACAACATTGCTTGAACTCATGACCATCAGGGCATTTCATAGCAAGATATTGCGTTGCTACAGTCTTGGCACAGCAATTGGATTTCGTATTCGACGGGGTGCTTTAACCGACATACCAGCTATTCTTGTTTTCGTATCCAGGAAAGTTCACAAGCAATGGCTCAGCCCCATCCAGTGTCTTCCTACTGCCCTAGAG GGACCTGGTGGTGTATGGTGTGATGTGGACGTTGTAGAATTCTCGTATTTTGGTGCACCTGAGCCTGCTCCAAAAGAACAATTATACACTGAGATTGTAGATGATTTGCGTGGTGGTGATCCATGTATTGGTTCGGGTTCTCAG GTGGCTAGCCAGGAGACATATGGAACCTTGGGTGCTATCGTGAGGAGCCAAACAGGCAACCGGCAAGTTGGTTTCCTGACAAATCGGCACGTTGCAGTTGACTTAGACTACCCAAATCAGAAGATGTTTCATCCTCTGCCTCCAACACTTGGACCTGGGGTGTATCTTGGTGCAGTGGAGAGAGCTACCTCATTTATCACAGATGAGCTTTGGTATGGTATCTTTGCTGGAATAAACCCAG AGACATTTGTTAGAGCAGATGGTGCATTCATTCCTTTTGCCAATGATTTTGACATGTCAACCGTTACTACATCTGTGAAAGGTGTAGGAGAAATTGATGACGTCAAAATTATAGACTTGCAGTCTCCAATTAGTAGCCTTATTGGGAAGCAGGTCATGAAGGTTGGAAGAAGTTCTGGCTTGACCACTGGAACCGTATTGGCCTATGCTCTCGAGTACAATGATGAGAAAGGCATATGCTTCTTAACTGATTTCCTTGTTGTGGGTGAGAACCAGCAGACTTTTGACCTTGAAGGAGATAGTGGAAGCCTCATCATGTTAAAGGGTGAAAATGGCAAGAAGCCACGACCAATTGGAATCATATGGGGTGGAACTGCTAACAGGGGCCGACTTAAACTCAAAGTTGGCCAACCTCCCGAAAATTGGACTAGTGGGGTTGATCTTGGGCGCCTTCTCAATCTCCTTGAACTTGATCTCATCACATCTGATGAAGGACTCAAAG tTGCAGTGCAAGGACAAAGAGCTATGTCAGCAACAGCAATTGGGTCGACCGTCGGGGACTCCTCACCACCTGATGGAATGCTGATGAAGGACAAAGTTGAGGATAAATTTGAACCACTGGGTCTTCAGATTCAGTACATCCCACTGGAAGTAGAAGGCAACAGCCCAACAGTGAAACCATCACTATTGGTAACAGAATTTCATTTGGAAGATGGGATCAAGGTGGCTCCTAGCGTTGAGCATCAGTTCATTCCAAGCTTCACCCGATGGTCCCctctacataaaaataatacacaGTTTAGGGCTGTTTCAGAGAATCTCTCTTATTTGAGAAGTGGCCGTGATGAAGATGTATGTGTTTCGTTGCACCTGGGTGACAATGATGTTAAGAGGAGGCGTTCAGATGCTTCAACAAGTGCAGAAGAACCAAAATGA